One stretch of Prunus persica cultivar Lovell chromosome G1, Prunus_persica_NCBIv2, whole genome shotgun sequence DNA includes these proteins:
- the LOC18788733 gene encoding BI1-like protein: MNKMHGYTEVGTNSVKGVEVDIESGETLYPGLSKGENQLRWGFIRKVYGILAAQMVLTTLISFVTVLYAPINDLLKGSPGILLFFAILPLILLWPLHVYQQKHPLNFVFLGLFTLCLSVTVGVAVGNTDGAIVLEALVLTSAVVASLTAYTFWASKKGKDFSFLGPVLFTGLIVLLVTGFMQMFFPLGSTTNAVYGAIGAVIFSGYIVYDTDNLIKRFTYDEYIWASITLYLDILNLFLTILRMLRQSNN, encoded by the exons aTGAACAAGATGCACGGATACACGGAGGTGGGCACGAACAGCGTCAAGGGAGTGGAGGTAGACATAGAGTCAGGGGAGACCTTGTACCCAGGGCTAAGCAAAGGCGAGAACCAGCTCCGATGGGGTTTCATTCGCAAGGTCTACGGAATCTTAGCCGCTCAGATGGTTTTGACCACTCTCATCTCATTCGTCACCGTTCTCTATGCTCCGATCAACGATCTCCTCAAGGGCAGCCCTGGAATTCTCCTCTTCTTCGCCATCCTTCCCTTAATCT TGTTGTGGCCCCTGCATGTGTATCAGCAGAAGCATCCCCTCAATTTTGTCTTCCTTGGACTTTTCACTCTGTGTTTGAGTGTCACAGTGGGTGTGGCCGTTGGTAATACAGATG GAGCAATTGTGCTTGAAGCCTTAGTTCTAACCTCAGCTGTGGTTGCATCCTTGACCGCGTACACCTTCTGGGCTTCTAAGAAGGGCAAGGACTTCAGCTTCCTCGGACCAGTCTTGTTTACTGGCCTCATTGTCCTCCTCGTAACCGGGTTCATGCAG ATGTTCTTCCCTCTTGGCTCTACAACTAATGCTGTTTATGGTGCCATTGGTGCTGTCATCTTCTCTGGGTACATCGTTTATGACACCGACAACCTAATCAAGCGCTTTACTTATGATGAGTACATCTGGGCCTCCATCACCCTTTATCTTGACATCCTGAACCTGTTCCTGACTATATTGCGGATGCTGAGGCAAAGCAACAATTAG